Proteins co-encoded in one Desulfobacteraceae bacterium genomic window:
- the aceK gene encoding bifunctional isocitrate dehydrogenase kinase/phosphatase, with amino-acid sequence MPPPMTDSQAASAAAGIIHDGFDAYRTRFADLTRRAQGRFESRDWQGMQADAGERLDLYAAVLDGAVAETRRLLADRLSEVSLWAAMKGLYSERLAARGDRELGETFFNSVTRRIFNTVGVDAAIEFVTAEFRNPPRHPPEPVYDVHPIDGPLAPAIRRVLTAAAFTCPFQDLAGDAARVAARVHDRLGEMGPDIRLLGLEVVRSVFYREMGAYLVGRLVTDRGGVPMALALLHKPAGIVVDAVLLSETAVSILFSFTRSYFHVTVPRPAEMVGFLRTLLPSKPLAELYISLGFDKHGKTVLYRDLLANTTVCGQPFRISRGKRGLVMVVFDMPSYDMVFKLIRDRIVHPKETTRRKVIASYDFVFKHDRAGRLLDAQSFEHLQFDHACFDEPLLAELARSAPRTVRIEADRVVVGHVYLERRVTPLDLYLQTASPEAARAVVVDYGNAIKDLARINIFPGDLLLKNFGVTRHGRVVFYDYDELCPLIACNFRQKPPSRRYEDEMAAEPWFTVGEADVFPEEFRPYLGLSGPLEAEFMAHHADLFDVDFWRQTQVRIRSGERIHIFPYADALRL; translated from the coding sequence ATGCCCCCTCCCATGACCGACAGCCAAGCGGCCAGCGCGGCCGCCGGCATCATCCACGACGGCTTCGACGCTTATCGCACCCGCTTCGCCGATCTTACCCGCCGCGCCCAGGGCCGCTTTGAAAGCCGCGACTGGCAGGGCATGCAGGCCGATGCCGGCGAGCGCCTGGATCTCTATGCCGCCGTTCTGGACGGGGCGGTCGCCGAGACCCGGCGCCTGCTCGCCGACCGCCTGAGCGAGGTTTCCCTCTGGGCCGCCATGAAGGGCCTTTATTCCGAGCGGCTGGCGGCCCGCGGTGACCGTGAGCTGGGCGAGACCTTTTTCAATTCCGTCACGCGCCGGATCTTCAACACTGTCGGGGTGGACGCGGCCATCGAGTTCGTTACCGCCGAATTCAGAAACCCGCCCCGGCATCCGCCGGAGCCGGTCTATGACGTCCATCCCATCGACGGCCCCCTGGCGCCGGCAATCCGGCGGGTTCTAACGGCCGCCGCCTTCACCTGCCCCTTTCAGGACCTGGCGGGGGATGCGGCGCGGGTGGCGGCGCGGGTCCACGACCGTCTCGGGGAAATGGGGCCTGATATCCGGCTGCTGGGCCTGGAGGTGGTGCGCAGCGTCTTTTACCGGGAAATGGGGGCCTACCTGGTCGGGCGCCTGGTCACCGACCGCGGTGGGGTGCCGATGGCGCTGGCCCTGCTCCACAAGCCTGCGGGGATCGTCGTGGACGCGGTGCTGCTGAGCGAAACGGCGGTCAGCATCCTCTTTAGCTTCACGCGCTCGTATTTCCACGTGACGGTGCCGCGGCCCGCTGAGATGGTGGGCTTTCTGCGGACCCTCTTGCCGTCTAAGCCTTTGGCCGAACTCTATATTTCACTGGGCTTCGACAAGCACGGCAAAACCGTGCTTTACCGCGACCTGCTGGCCAACACCACGGTCTGCGGCCAGCCTTTCCGTATTTCGCGGGGCAAACGTGGGCTGGTGATGGTGGTCTTCGACATGCCGAGCTACGATATGGTCTTCAAACTGATCCGGGACCGCATCGTCCACCCCAAGGAAACCACCCGGCGCAAGGTCATCGCCAGCTACGATTTCGTTTTCAAGCACGACCGGGCCGGGCGGCTCCTGGACGCCCAGTCTTTCGAACACCTGCAGTTCGACCACGCCTGCTTTGACGAACCGCTGCTGGCGGAGCTGGCGCGTTCGGCCCCGCGCACGGTGCGCATCGAAGCCGATCGGGTGGTAGTCGGGCACGTCTACCTGGAGCGGCGGGTGACGCCGCTGGATCTTTACCTCCAGACGGCCAGCCCCGAGGCCGCCCGGGCGGTGGTCGTGGATTACGGCAACGCCATCAAGGACCTGGCGCGGATCAATATTTTTCCGGGGGACCTGCTGCTCAAAAACTTCGGCGTCACCCGCCACGGGCGGGTGGTGTTTTACGATTACGACGAGCTTTGCCCGCTGATCGCCTGCAATTTCCGCCAAAAACCGCCCTCCCGCCGCTACGAGGACGAGATGGCGGCCGAACCGTGGTTCACGGTGGGCGAAGCGGATGTCTTTCCCGAGGAGTTTCGGCCTTACCTGGGTCTTTCCGGCCCGCTGGAGGCAGAATTCATGGCGCACCACGCCGATCTGTTCGATGTCGACTTCTGGCGCCAGACCCAGGTGCGCATCCGCTCCGGGGAGCGGATCCATATCTTCCCCTACGCAGATGCCTTGCGGCTATAG
- a CDS encoding ACT domain-containing protein produces KSLKRIASVASYNSMRRDSAAFALVRLLVDQTDKAIDLLSREDYLFDIIPVMAVELENRPGTLAEITAKFGREGININYVYGSVAGPESKCLFVFCPEDIEQAAKLFQE; encoded by the coding sequence AAATCCTTGAAGCGGATCGCCTCGGTGGCAAGCTACAACTCCATGCGGCGGGACTCAGCGGCCTTCGCCCTTGTCCGTCTGCTGGTGGATCAGACCGACAAGGCCATCGACCTGCTCTCACGCGAAGACTACCTCTTCGACATCATCCCGGTTATGGCCGTCGAGTTGGAGAACCGGCCCGGCACCCTGGCCGAAATCACCGCCAAATTCGGCCGGGAGGGCATCAACATCAACTATGTTTACGGATCGGTGGCGGGGCCGGAATCCAAATGCCTCTTCGTCTTCTGCCCGGAGGACATCGAGCAGGCCGCCAAGCTCTTCCAGGAGTAG
- the ubiG gene encoding bifunctional 2-polyprenyl-6-hydroxyphenol methylase/3-demethylubiquinol 3-O-methyltransferase UbiG: MMPQPENIDRLEIAKFEAVAPRWWDPKGALKSLHDINPLRLGYIADRVRLADRRALDVGCGGGVLSEALALAGARVTGIDMGETPLAVASLHARQSGLCIDYRRGTAEDLALSQPAGFDVVVCMELLEHVPDPPSIVRACGRLVRPGGDVFFATLNRTAKSFVFAIVGAEYLLRLLPRGTHVFGRFVRPAELAAWGRQAGLAARDFSGMQYNPFTRRYRLGGGLEVNYLAHFKRP; this comes from the coding sequence ATGATGCCGCAACCCGAAAATATCGACCGTCTGGAAATCGCCAAATTCGAGGCGGTGGCGCCCCGCTGGTGGGACCCCAAGGGCGCCCTAAAATCCCTGCACGACATCAATCCGCTGCGTCTGGGCTACATCGCCGACCGGGTTCGGCTCGCCGACCGACGGGCGCTGGACGTGGGCTGCGGCGGTGGCGTGCTCTCAGAGGCCCTGGCGCTGGCCGGCGCTCGGGTGACGGGCATCGACATGGGAGAGACGCCGCTGGCGGTGGCCTCCCTGCACGCCCGGCAGAGCGGACTGTGCATCGATTACCGCCGGGGCACCGCCGAGGATCTGGCCCTCAGCCAGCCGGCAGGCTTCGACGTGGTGGTCTGTATGGAGCTGCTGGAGCATGTGCCCGACCCGCCGTCCATCGTGCGCGCCTGCGGTCGGCTGGTGCGGCCCGGCGGGGACGTTTTCTTCGCCACCCTCAACCGCACCGCCAAATCCTTTGTCTTTGCGATTGTCGGGGCCGAGTACCTTCTGCGGCTCTTGCCGCGCGGCACCCACGTCTTCGGGCGCTTCGTTCGGCCCGCCGAACTCGCCGCGTGGGGCCGGCAGGCTGGGCTGGCAGCCCGCGATTTTTCCGGCATGCAGTACAACCCCTTTACCCGCCGCTACCGGCTGGGGGGTGGCCTGGAGGTCAACTATCTGGCCCATTTCAAGCGCCCCTGA